The following proteins are co-located in the Pseudomonas fluorescens genome:
- the hyi gene encoding hydroxypyruvate isomerase, translating to MPRFAANLSMLFTEQDFLARFKAAADAGFQGVEYLFPYEFSSAEIKAQLDANGLTQVLFNLPAGDWAKGERGLACHPDRVEEFRAGVKLAIAYAQVLGNTQINCLAGIRPQGVDDETLEKTFVANLKYAADKLQAVGIKLVMEAINTRDIPGFYLNNTAQALSIREQVGSANLFLQYDIYHMQIMEGDLARTMAAHLGEINHIQLADNPGRNEPGTGEINYRFLFEHLDRIGYTGWVGCEYKPLTTTEAGLSWLKTHNAI from the coding sequence ATGCCGCGTTTTGCCGCCAACCTGTCCATGCTGTTTACCGAACAGGACTTTCTTGCCCGTTTCAAAGCGGCTGCCGATGCTGGCTTTCAAGGTGTCGAGTACCTGTTCCCGTACGAATTCAGCTCCGCCGAGATCAAGGCGCAGCTTGACGCCAACGGCCTGACCCAAGTGCTGTTCAACCTGCCGGCAGGTGACTGGGCCAAGGGCGAACGCGGCCTGGCGTGCCACCCGGACCGCGTCGAAGAGTTCCGTGCCGGGGTCAAGCTCGCCATCGCCTACGCCCAGGTGCTCGGCAACACGCAGATCAACTGCCTGGCGGGCATCCGTCCGCAAGGCGTTGACGACGAGACCCTGGAAAAAACCTTTGTCGCCAACCTCAAGTACGCGGCCGACAAGCTGCAAGCGGTGGGCATCAAGCTGGTGATGGAAGCGATCAACACCCGCGATATCCCGGGCTTCTACTTGAACAACACGGCACAGGCCCTGTCGATTCGCGAGCAGGTGGGCAGCGCCAACCTGTTCCTGCAATACGACATCTACCACATGCAAATCATGGAAGGTGATTTGGCCCGGACCATGGCTGCGCACCTGGGTGAAATCAACCACATCCAGCTGGCAGACAACCCGGGGCGCAACGAACCGGGGACCGGTGAGATCAACTACCGCTTCCTGTTCGAGCATTTGGACCGCATCGGTTACACCGGTTGGGTCGGCTGTGAATACAAGCCGTTGACCACCACCGAAGCGGGATTGAGCTGGCTCAAGACCCACAACGCCATCTAA
- a CDS encoding 2-hydroxy-3-oxopropionate reductase: MAKIGFIGTGIMGQPMAANLQKAGHQLFLSEHHGKAPQALIDAGAVALTNPQQVAQEAEFIIVMVPDTPQVDDVLFRTDGVAAGLSPNKVVIDMSSISPTATKAFAAKINQTGAHYLDAPVSGGEVGAKGGTLSIMVGGEPQTFERALPLFQSMGKNITLVGGNGDGQTAKVANQIIVALNIQAVAEALLFASKNGADPAKVREALMGGFASSKILEVHGERMIKGTFDPGFRINLHQKDLNLALAGAKELGINLPNTAGTQQVFSTCTAIGGGNWDHSALIKGLEHMANFSIRDQ; encoded by the coding sequence ATGGCTAAAATCGGCTTTATCGGCACCGGCATCATGGGCCAACCCATGGCCGCCAACCTGCAGAAAGCAGGTCACCAATTGTTCCTGTCCGAACACCACGGCAAGGCCCCGCAAGCGCTGATCGACGCCGGCGCCGTGGCCCTGACCAACCCGCAGCAAGTGGCGCAGGAAGCCGAATTCATCATCGTGATGGTGCCCGACACCCCACAGGTCGATGACGTGCTGTTCCGCACCGACGGTGTTGCCGCCGGGTTGTCGCCGAACAAGGTGGTAATCGACATGAGTTCGATCTCCCCCACCGCCACCAAGGCCTTCGCCGCCAAGATCAACCAGACCGGCGCGCACTACCTCGATGCACCGGTGTCCGGCGGTGAAGTCGGCGCCAAGGGCGGCACCTTGAGCATCATGGTCGGTGGCGAGCCGCAGACGTTTGAACGCGCCCTGCCGCTGTTCCAGAGCATGGGCAAGAACATCACGCTGGTCGGTGGCAATGGCGATGGCCAGACCGCCAAAGTGGCCAACCAGATCATCGTCGCACTGAACATCCAGGCCGTGGCCGAAGCACTGCTGTTCGCCTCGAAAAACGGTGCCGACCCGGCCAAGGTGCGCGAAGCGCTGATGGGCGGCTTCGCTTCCTCGAAGATCCTTGAAGTGCACGGCGAGCGGATGATCAAGGGCACCTTCGATCCGGGCTTTCGCATCAACCTGCACCAGAAGGATCTGAACCTGGCGTTGGCCGGTGCCAAAGAGCTGGGGATCAACCTGCCGAACACCGCCGGTACGCAGCAGGTGTTCAGTACGTGCACGGCGATTGGCGGCGGCAATTGGGACCACTCCGCGCTGATCAAGGGCCTGGAGCATATGGCCAACTTTTCGATTCGCGATCAATAA
- the gcl gene encoding glyoxylate carboligase, with amino-acid sequence MSKMRAIEAAVLVMRREGVDTAFGIPGAAINPLYSALQKVGGIDHVLARHVEGASHMAEGYTRTKAGNIGVCIGTSGPAGTDMVTGLYSASADSIPILCITGQAPRARMHKEDFQAVDITSIVKPVTKWATTVLEPGQVPYAFQKAFYEMRSGRPGPVLIDLPFDVQMAEIEFDIDAYQPLPLAKPLATRIQVEKALALLDQAERPLLVSGGGVINADASELLVEFAELTGIPVIPTLMGWGTIPDDHPLMVGMVGLQTSHRYGNATMLKSDVVLGIGNRWANRHTGSVEVYTEGRKFIHVDIEPTQIGRVFTPDLGIVSDAGSALTMFIEVAREWKAAGKLKDRSAWLHDCQQRKATLHRKTHFDNVPVKPQRVYEEMNQVFGKDTCYVSTIGLSQIAGAQFLHVYKPRHWINCGQAGPLGWTIPAALGVVKADPSRKVVALSGDYDFQFMIEELAVGAQFKLPYIHVVVNNSYLGLIRQAQRGFEMDYCVQLSFDNLNAPELNGYGVDHVAVAEGLGCKALRVFEPGQIQPALRKAQEMIEEFKVPVIVEIILERVTNISMGTEINAVNEFEDLALVGNDAPTAISLLD; translated from the coding sequence ATGAGCAAAATGAGAGCAATCGAAGCCGCAGTCCTCGTGATGCGCCGTGAAGGGGTCGACACCGCCTTCGGTATCCCGGGCGCCGCGATCAACCCGCTGTATTCGGCCTTGCAGAAGGTCGGTGGCATCGATCACGTCCTTGCTCGCCACGTTGAAGGCGCCTCGCACATGGCCGAGGGCTACACCCGCACCAAGGCCGGCAACATCGGCGTGTGCATCGGTACGTCGGGCCCGGCGGGCACCGACATGGTCACCGGCCTGTACAGCGCCTCGGCCGACTCGATCCCGATTCTCTGCATCACCGGCCAAGCCCCGCGTGCACGCATGCACAAGGAAGATTTCCAGGCGGTCGATATCACCAGCATCGTCAAGCCAGTGACCAAGTGGGCGACCACCGTCCTCGAACCCGGCCAGGTGCCCTACGCGTTCCAGAAAGCTTTCTATGAAATGCGCTCCGGCCGCCCCGGCCCGGTGCTGATCGACCTGCCGTTTGACGTGCAGATGGCCGAGATTGAATTCGACATCGACGCCTACCAGCCACTGCCGCTCGCTAAACCGCTGGCCACGCGCATCCAGGTCGAAAAAGCCCTGGCGCTGCTCGACCAGGCCGAGCGCCCGTTGCTGGTGAGCGGCGGCGGCGTGATCAACGCCGACGCCAGCGAACTGCTGGTGGAGTTCGCCGAGCTGACCGGCATCCCGGTGATCCCGACCCTGATGGGCTGGGGCACGATCCCGGACGACCACCCGCTGATGGTGGGCATGGTCGGCCTGCAAACCTCGCACCGATATGGCAACGCGACGATGCTCAAATCGGACGTGGTGCTGGGCATCGGTAACCGCTGGGCCAACCGCCACACCGGTTCGGTGGAGGTGTACACCGAAGGGCGCAAATTCATTCATGTGGACATCGAGCCGACGCAAATCGGCCGCGTGTTCACGCCGGACCTGGGCATCGTCTCCGACGCCGGTTCCGCACTGACGATGTTCATTGAAGTGGCCCGCGAGTGGAAAGCCGCCGGCAAGCTCAAGGACCGCAGTGCCTGGCTGCATGACTGCCAGCAGCGCAAGGCCACCCTGCACCGCAAAACCCACTTCGACAACGTGCCGGTCAAGCCGCAACGGGTGTACGAAGAGATGAACCAGGTGTTCGGCAAAGACACCTGCTACGTCAGCACCATCGGGCTGTCGCAGATTGCCGGCGCGCAATTCCTGCACGTCTACAAGCCGCGCCACTGGATCAACTGTGGCCAGGCCGGCCCGCTCGGCTGGACCATTCCCGCAGCCCTCGGTGTGGTCAAGGCTGACCCGAGCCGCAAGGTGGTGGCGTTGTCCGGCGACTATGACTTCCAGTTCATGATCGAAGAACTGGCCGTGGGCGCGCAGTTCAAACTGCCGTACATCCACGTGGTGGTGAACAACTCCTACCTGGGTTTGATCCGTCAGGCCCAACGCGGGTTTGAAATGGATTACTGCGTGCAGTTGTCCTTCGACAACCTCAACGCCCCGGAACTCAACGGGTATGGCGTAGACCACGTCGCCGTCGCCGAAGGCCTGGGGTGCAAGGCCCTGCGGGTGTTCGAGCCGGGCCAGATCCAGCCGGCCCTGCGCAAGGCCCAGGAAATGATCGAGGAATTCAAGGTTCCGGTGATCGTTGAGATTATTCTGGAGCGCGTGACCAATATTTCCATGGGCACCGAGATCAACGCCGTCAACGAATTCGAAGATCTGGCACTGGTCGGCAACGATGCGCCGACTGCCATTTCCCTGCTCGACTAA